The bacterium genomic interval CATCATTTATAAGGTATCAGCTCTTTGATTCTCTTATGGTCTGACGCATCAACTGTATCTTTTTGCGCTAATCTTCTTTTCTGCGTTGTACCTTTACTGCTTAAAAAGTGTCGTTTTCCTGCTTTGTTTCTTATTATTTTTCCGGAAGCAGAACAACGAAACCTTTTAGCCGCCGAC includes:
- the rpmI gene encoding 50S ribosomal protein L35, with product MPKLKTKKSAAKRFRCSASGKIIRNKAGKRHFLSSKGTTQKRRLAQKDTVDASDHKRIKELIPYK